The Aeromonas jandaei genomic interval ACATGGCACCGGTGCCACTGTCGGTCAGCAGATCGATATAGACATCCTCGGCCAGCAGCAGGAAGGGATTCCAGCCAGCGGCCTCGAGGGCGGCGCGGCGCTCGGCGCCAGTGGTCTGTTTGATGGGCTCGACCATCTTGATACGAAACGGCTCGGGTATACGACGCATATAAGACTCCTCACCAGCGCAAGGCCAGTGTGTTTGAGATTGGAATTGGCAAAGAGGCCGGGGCGATCAGGGTCGTCCGGCTGACAAATTCAAACGGCGGGTGCCGCCAATCAGCGGTGAGGAAAGTCGAAGGTGAGAATGGGATCCCGGGTATACCAGTGGGCGAGCAGGCAAGCTGCCCGGGGCGTAACTGTCATGATTGGCATCACTCCCCTCCATATCGGTTGTAGACAGTCGGTGGCCAACAAGATCCATTGATGGATGCTGCCAACAGGCAGCCTCGCCACGTTAACGGCAGGTTAATTGACAAACAAGGGGTGCACCGACGGGCTGTGCGCCCGCTCACAAAGTGCGCATCTGCGCGGCAAACTGGCAGCGAGGTTGATCCGCCCGCGCCCCCGGTTCGTTATTCTCCCTACCCACACGCCACATCCCCCATCAGCCAGGGCCGGAAGCCATCATGCATCGCAAACCCCATCTGCCCGAGAAGATCTGCCCCGTCTGCCAGCGCCCCTTCAGCTGGCGGCGCAAGTGGGCGCGCAGCTGGGAGGAAGTTCGCTACTGCAGCGAGCGTTGTCGCCACGCTCGTCACTGCAGCTGCCAACATAACGGGGAGCCAGTGTGATGGAGCTGCGCCTTCTTCTCGGCGATCAGCTGAACGCCGCTCACAGCTGGTTTCGCACCCTAGATCCGGC includes:
- a CDS encoding DUF2256 domain-containing protein; translation: MHRKPHLPEKICPVCQRPFSWRRKWARSWEEVRYCSERCRHARHCSCQHNGEPV